A single Cannabis sativa cultivar Pink pepper isolate KNU-18-1 chromosome 7, ASM2916894v1, whole genome shotgun sequence DNA region contains:
- the LOC133039617 gene encoding uncharacterized protein LOC133039617, which produces MLYGRKCRSPLHWDELGENKLLGPHAVQHTNEAIQKIRARMITAQSRQKSYADLKRRDIEFEVGDHVFLRVTPRKGLSVKRFGKKGKLSPRYVGPFQILDRVGSVAYRIALPPSLSGVHNVFHVSQLRKYVSDPSHVLSYATLGLQEDLSYNERPIKILDQKDRILRNKTITLVKVLWRNSVVEEATWELESDMREQYPELFE; this is translated from the coding sequence atgttgtatggaagaaaatgcaggTCTCCACTGCATTGGGATGAGTTGGGAGAGAACAAACTCCTAGGGCCACATGCAGTTCAGCACACCAACGAAGCTATTCAGAAGATCAGGGCTAGAATGATCACAGCTCAGAGCAGACAGAAATCTTACGCAGACCTGAAGCGGAGGGACATTGAGTTCGAAGTGGGTGATCATGTGTTTCTTCGAGTGACACCACGAAAAGGACTCTCAGTGAAGAGATTTGGCAAGAAAGGGAAACTAAGTCCTAGATATGTTGGTCCATTTCAGATATTGGACAGAGTAGGCAGTGTAGCTTATAGAATAGCTTTACCGCCATCATTATCTGGGGTGcacaatgtatttcatgtatctCAACTCCGGAAATATGTGTCAGACCCATCACATGTTTTGAGCTATGCAACACTGGGTTTGCAGGAAGACTTATCTTACAATGAACGCCCGATAAAGATTCTTGATCAAAAAGATAGGATTTTGAGAAATAAGACTATTACCTTGGTGAAAGTCCTATGGAGAAACAGTGTGGTTGAGGAAGCTACTTGGGAGCTTGAGTCTGATATGCGAGAACAATATCCAGAATTATTTGagtaa